A window from Hemicordylus capensis ecotype Gifberg chromosome 2, rHemCap1.1.pri, whole genome shotgun sequence encodes these proteins:
- the LOC128342499 gene encoding 16 kDa beta-galactoside-binding lectin-like isoform X2 has protein sequence MVFSHLNMKAGELVQVKGKLTAEAKSFTLKLGRDCSDLMLYFNPRFESDGEAKTIVCNSMTSGKWGEEKRESAFPFRQGEEVKLCLSFDAKEVTVKVHEDQVIKFPNRLGLESAEFLSVAGDFKMTSLKFE, from the exons ATGGTCTTCTCCCACTTGAACATGAAGGCTGGTGAACTTGTCCAAGTGAAGGGGAAACTGACTGCAGAGGCCAAGAG CTTTACCCTTAAGCTGGGCCGGGATTGTTCTGATCTGATGCTATACTTTAACCCTCGATTTGAGAGTGATGGAGAGGCCAAGACGATTGTGTGTAACTCCATGACAAGTGGAAAATGGGGTGAGGAGAAACGAGAGTCGGCATTCCCCTTCCGGCAGGGAGAGGAGGTCAAG CTCTGCCTCTCCTTTGATGCCAAGGAAGTAACAGTGAAGGTGCATGAAGATCAGGTGATCAAGTTCCCCAACCGATTAGGGCTGGAGTCTGCAGAATTCCTCTCTGTGGCTGGAGACTTCAAGATGACATCCCTCAAGTTTGAATGA
- the LOC128342499 gene encoding 16 kDa beta-galactoside-binding lectin-like isoform X1 encodes MESQMVFSHLNMKAGELVQVKGKLTAEAKSFTLKLGRDCSDLMLYFNPRFESDGEAKTIVCNSMTSGKWGEEKRESAFPFRQGEEVKLCLSFDAKEVTVKVHEDQVIKFPNRLGLESAEFLSVAGDFKMTSLKFE; translated from the exons ATGGAATCT CAAATGGTCTTCTCCCACTTGAACATGAAGGCTGGTGAACTTGTCCAAGTGAAGGGGAAACTGACTGCAGAGGCCAAGAG CTTTACCCTTAAGCTGGGCCGGGATTGTTCTGATCTGATGCTATACTTTAACCCTCGATTTGAGAGTGATGGAGAGGCCAAGACGATTGTGTGTAACTCCATGACAAGTGGAAAATGGGGTGAGGAGAAACGAGAGTCGGCATTCCCCTTCCGGCAGGGAGAGGAGGTCAAG CTCTGCCTCTCCTTTGATGCCAAGGAAGTAACAGTGAAGGTGCATGAAGATCAGGTGATCAAGTTCCCCAACCGATTAGGGCTGGAGTCTGCAGAATTCCTCTCTGTGGCTGGAGACTTCAAGATGACATCCCTCAAGTTTGAATGA